The following proteins come from a genomic window of Nostoc sp. ATCC 53789:
- a CDS encoding YqiA/YcfP family alpha/beta fold hydrolase, giving the protein MQYIYLHGFASSPNSAKARDIGDRFAKIQTKLKIPDLNAGDFSQLTITRQIAQVAAEFSNDSTPVTLIGSSLGGLTAAHLGQQYLQVERLVLLAPAFGFLSHWLPKLGDEEVQRWQQEKYIMVYHYAEERSIPLSYDFVIDAAQYQGKFLQRSIPTLILHGKNDEVIPIEASRDFARCRSWVELVELDSDHALGDVMEEIWQAIRLFCHLP; this is encoded by the coding sequence ACGGTTTCGCTTCCAGTCCTAATTCTGCCAAAGCGCGGGATATAGGCGATCGCTTTGCCAAAATTCAAACAAAGCTTAAAATCCCCGATCTCAATGCTGGCGATTTTTCGCAGTTAACAATCACTCGTCAGATCGCTCAAGTTGCCGCAGAATTTAGTAATGATTCTACACCAGTAACCCTGATTGGCTCAAGTTTAGGTGGTTTGACCGCCGCACACTTAGGACAGCAATATTTACAAGTAGAACGCCTTGTGCTGCTAGCACCAGCTTTTGGATTTTTATCCCATTGGTTGCCCAAGCTAGGCGATGAAGAAGTACAGCGTTGGCAGCAAGAAAAATATATCATGGTCTACCACTATGCAGAGGAGCGATCAATTCCTTTAAGTTACGATTTCGTTATAGATGCTGCCCAATACCAAGGAAAATTTTTGCAACGTTCTATTCCCACCCTAATTTTGCATGGAAAAAATGATGAAGTTATTCCCATCGAAGCTAGTCGAGACTTTGCGCGTTGCCGTTCTTGGGTGGAGTTAGTCGAACTCGACAGTGACCATGCCTTGGGTGATGTTATGGAAGAAATTTGGCAGGCAATTCGTCTCTTTTGCCATTTACCTTGA